The following proteins are co-located in the Myroides profundi genome:
- the recF gene encoding DNA replication/repair protein RecF (All proteins in this family for which functions are known are DNA-binding proteins that assist the filamentation of RecA onto DNA for the initiation of recombination or recombinational repair.) has protein sequence MYLKKLNILNFKNISDNTFSFDQKINCFIGLNGVGKTNILDAIYYMAYGKSYFNPIAVQNIKHNEDFFVIDGTFIRDEKEEHIVCSLKKGQKKILKRNNKNYERFSDHFGFIPLVIISPSDSDLITEGSETRRKFIDSVISQMDGNYLQLLIQYQKLISQRNALLKSFAQNHYFDGETLAVYNEQIAELAHPIHEKRRDFIKEFTPIFSHYHSLITENKDDVSLEYETQLDDKSMLDLFAENLAKDRMLQYTSVGIHKDDLAFELTGHPIKKFGSQGQQKSFLIALKLAQFEFLKTQRGVAPILLFDDIFDKLDENRVRKILELVNLDTFGQLFISDTHADRTESLLNSVNQGYEIFKIQQNEE, from the coding sequence GTGTATTTAAAAAAATTAAACATATTAAATTTCAAGAATATTAGCGATAATACTTTCTCTTTTGACCAGAAAATAAACTGTTTTATTGGGTTAAACGGAGTTGGTAAAACCAATATCTTAGATGCTATATATTATATGGCTTACGGGAAGAGTTACTTCAACCCTATAGCCGTACAGAATATCAAACACAACGAAGATTTTTTTGTAATCGATGGTACATTCATTAGAGATGAAAAGGAAGAGCACATCGTATGTAGCCTAAAAAAAGGACAGAAAAAAATCCTGAAGAGAAACAATAAAAACTACGAACGATTCTCTGATCACTTTGGCTTTATTCCCCTAGTGATTATCTCTCCTTCTGACAGCGACTTAATTACAGAAGGAAGTGAGACTAGACGTAAGTTTATCGATAGTGTGATCTCTCAGATGGATGGCAACTATCTACAACTGCTTATACAATACCAGAAGCTAATCAGTCAGCGTAATGCGCTTCTTAAGAGTTTCGCTCAGAATCACTATTTCGACGGAGAGACGTTGGCAGTCTATAATGAGCAGATTGCAGAACTGGCACACCCTATTCACGAGAAAAGAAGAGATTTCATCAAAGAATTCACTCCTATATTCTCTCATTATCACAGTCTGATCACAGAGAATAAAGATGATGTATCTCTAGAATATGAGACGCAGTTAGATGATAAATCTATGTTAGACCTATTCGCAGAGAATCTTGCCAAAGACCGTATGCTACAGTACACTTCTGTCGGAATACATAAAGATGACTTGGCATTCGAACTGACAGGACATCCTATTAAAAAGTTTGGTTCACAAGGACAGCAAAAGTCATTCTTAATCGCACTAAAATTAGCTCAATTTGAGTTTTTAAAAACACAGCGAGGCGTAGCTCCTATCCTCTTATTTGACGATATCTTTGACAAATTAGACGAGAATAGAGTCCGCAAGATTTTAGAGCTAGTTAATTTAGATACCTTTGGTCAACTCTTTATTTCGGATACACACGCTGATCGAACAGAAAGCCTGTTAAATAGTGTAAACCAAGGTTACGAGATTTTTAAAATTCAACAAAACGAAGAATAA
- a CDS encoding tetratricopeptide repeat protein produces the protein MATYNKRGYKAPKPEQEKEDNEFEQYNNIDSSNSKTAEVFNSLDQGANRMESWVVRNQKVIFGIVGAVALATLGYVGYDKFVVEPKNDDAANEMFQAQSYYNDALMNGTAKDSLFNLALNGGEGKLGFLGIIENYGGTQSADLANYYAGTAYLHKGDFAKAIEHLEKFKGNDAVLAPLALGAIGDAFSELGQQEQSLEYYQKAAAKQKNDFTTPRYLNKAGLVALELGKKEEALKNFNEIKNNYQGSVEYRGVDALIGLAQ, from the coding sequence ATGGCAACTTATAATAAAAGAGGTTATAAAGCCCCTAAACCTGAACAAGAAAAAGAAGATAATGAGTTTGAACAATATAACAATATTGATTCATCTAACAGTAAGACAGCTGAGGTATTTAACTCTTTAGATCAAGGAGCAAATAGAATGGAAAGCTGGGTAGTGCGCAATCAAAAAGTAATTTTTGGTATCGTAGGTGCTGTTGCTTTGGCTACTTTGGGGTATGTTGGTTATGACAAATTTGTTGTTGAGCCAAAAAATGATGACGCTGCGAACGAAATGTTTCAGGCACAGAGTTATTATAACGATGCTTTAATGAATGGTACTGCTAAAGACTCTTTATTTAACTTAGCACTTAACGGTGGAGAAGGTAAACTAGGATTCTTAGGAATTATAGAAAATTACGGTGGTACACAGTCTGCGGATTTAGCAAACTACTATGCGGGTACAGCATATTTACATAAAGGAGATTTCGCTAAAGCAATCGAGCATTTAGAGAAATTCAAAGGAAATGATGCAGTATTAGCACCATTAGCTTTAGGAGCTATTGGTGATGCTTTCTCTGAATTAGGGCAACAAGAACAATCTTTAGAGTATTATCAAAAAGCAGCTGCTAAGCAGAAAAATGATTTTACTACACCTAGGTATTTAAATAAAGCAGGTTTAGTTGCTTTAGAATTAGGTAAAAAAGAAGAAGCGCTTAAGAACTTCAACGAGATTAAAAATAACTACCAAGGTTCTGTAGAATACAGAGGAGTAGATGCCTTGATAGGTTTAGCACAATAA
- the ribH gene encoding 6,7-dimethyl-8-ribityllumazine synthase: MATANKNLSEYDKTTLPDGKDFRVGIVVSEWNDQITNGLYSGAEAALLDCGLLAENIVRWNVPGSFELIFGAKKMIEVDETLDAVIVVGCVIKGETMHFDFVCEGVTHGIKDLNLISDIPVIFCLLTDNHIEQSIARSGGEHGNKGTEAAIAALKMIDLNRKA, from the coding sequence ATGGCAACAGCAAATAAAAACTTATCTGAATACGATAAAACTACACTTCCTGATGGGAAAGATTTTAGAGTAGGTATCGTAGTTTCAGAATGGAATGACCAAATCACTAATGGATTGTATTCTGGTGCAGAAGCAGCCTTATTAGACTGTGGTCTATTAGCTGAAAACATAGTTCGCTGGAATGTACCAGGTAGCTTTGAATTAATTTTCGGAGCAAAAAAAATGATAGAAGTAGATGAGACCTTAGATGCAGTTATTGTAGTAGGGTGTGTGATTAAGGGAGAGACGATGCATTTCGACTTCGTATGCGAAGGAGTAACACATGGTATTAAAGACCTTAACCTAATTTCTGATATCCCTGTAATCTTCTGTCTACTGACAGATAACCATATCGAACAATCTATTGCTCGTAGTGGTGGAGAACACGGAAACAAAGGTACAGAAGCAGCTATCGCAGCTTTAAAAATGATAGATTTAAATAGAAAAGCGTAA